A region of Culicoides brevitarsis isolate CSIRO-B50_1 chromosome 1, AGI_CSIRO_Cbre_v1, whole genome shotgun sequence DNA encodes the following proteins:
- the LOC134837287 gene encoding trypsin eta-like gives MWSTKLTVFVSSSSAIYLLLVCLVAPTTGATGLQFDVDVTSGADPVVATTEAQVWLRGDVNGGADKFLCDATILRENYVVTAAFCVHQRARDNIKIVISRSGNGIYYDVVKVVFHPLFNANTLANDIAVIQVADPITFVPGIIEKAELPGTVLRGGNTLTMRDGIQTTTLTNYDCQYHVGLSHAGLVKETNVCTLAWGNTTVGYGILHDKINLLAMYSWKTADVYVLTRIEKYRFWILAEITK, from the exons atGTGGTCGACTAAACTGACAGTATTTGTCTCCTCTTCCTctgccatttatttattactggTGTGTCTCGTTGCCCCGACTACCGGAGCTACAGGATTACAGTTCGACGTCGATGTAACAAGTG GTGCTGACCCAGTTGTGGCGACGACGGAGGCCCAAGTTTGGCTGCGAGGCGACGTCAATGGCGGTGCTGATAAATTCCTGTGCGACGCCACAATTTTACGGGAGAATTAT GTTGTAACGGCTGCCTTCTGTGTACATCAGCGTGCGCGAgataacattaaaattgtgATTTCACGATCGGGGAATGGAATTTATTATGATGTCGTTAAAGTTGTCTTTCATCCACTGTTCAATGCGAACACGCTGGCCAACGATATTGCCGTGATACAAGTTGCGGATCCAATTACTTTCGTGCCAGGAATAATTGAGAAAGCCGAGCTACCTGGCACCGTGCTACGCGGGGGAAATACCTTAACGATGAGAGACGGCATCCAA ACAACAACATTAACAAACTATGATTGTCAATATCATGTTGGCTTATCGCACGCTGGATTAGTGAAAGAAACAAATGTTTGTACGCTGGCATGGGGCAACACTACAGTTGGTTACGGCATCTtgcatgataaaattaatctgTTGGCAATGTATTCGTGGAAAACGGCGGACGTCTACGTTCTGACACGCATCGAAAAGTACAGATTTTGGATTTTAGCtgaaatcacaaaataa